The following are encoded together in the Onychostoma macrolepis isolate SWU-2019 chromosome 03, ASM1243209v1, whole genome shotgun sequence genome:
- the LOC131537251 gene encoding fucolectin-4-like, with translation MGVYRISRVTITNRGDCCGQWLSGAQIRIGNSLHSNGNNNMLAATVWSIPNGGTETYTFKPIKGRYVNIVLPGRLRILILCEVEVFRS, from the exons ATGGGTGTCTACCGGATATCCAGGGTTACCATCACGAATCGTGGAGACTGTTGTGGACAGTGGCTATCTGGTGCTCAGATCCGTATTGGCAACAGCCTGCATAGCAACGGCAACAACAATATGCT tgctgCAACAGTTTGGTCCATCCCAAATGGAGGCACAGAAACATATACATTTAAGCCTATTAAGGGACGATATGTCAACATTGTTCTACCTGGGCGTCTTAGAATTCTCATTTTGTGTGAGGTTGAAGTATTTCGCAg CTGA